One part of the Leucoraja erinacea ecotype New England chromosome 17, Leri_hhj_1, whole genome shotgun sequence genome encodes these proteins:
- the LOC129705496 gene encoding leukotriene B4 receptor 1-like yields the protein MRQSMPPMLCAPLGDGKHPTRGSTVRLLPRTGGSKLRGPVMVEAATPAALPPVQRTNLLPRELRKNRSPNWDLQAHNDVVRWGAAELTPESGLRPPARLYPGSGTETWPRHAILHVQLNAKGRPLYRVYSSRQHELGLLLLETLVGFLIPFVSLSISYSAISNRIRQMTGTNKKRAVKLIASIVVAFVLCWSPYHIVNLIRITVMLAQPDSFRDWDKMYRTAKNAAGALAFISSCINPILYAFAARNFNMGFRAANLAKVFDQMSSSIREKRDKESNENERRSESADMLQL from the exons ATGAGGCAATCCATGCCTCCGATGTTGTGTgccccgctgggtgatggtaagcaCCCGACCCGTGGCTCAACCGTCAGGCTCCTGCCCCGAACGGGCGGTTCCAAACTCCGCGGCCCTGTGATGGTCGAAGCTGCTACACCAGCTGCTCTGCCTCCAGTTCAGCGGACGAatctgttgccgcgggagctccggaaaaacaggtcaccaaattGGGACCTGCAAGCTCACAACGATGTCGTCCGCTGGGGCGCGGCCGAGTTAACCCCAGAAAGTGG CCTGAGGCCGCCAGCTCGCCTTTACCCCGGCTCCGGGACGGAGACGTGGCCACGACACGCCATTCTCCACGTCCAGCTAAATGCCAAGGGGCGCCCACTTTACCGAGTTTACTCCTCGCGTCAACATGAGCTGGGGCTTCTGCTCCTGGAAACCCTGGTGGGCTTTCTAATCCCCTTCGTCTCCCTGTCTATTTCATACAGCGCCATCTCCAACAGGATCAGGCAAATGACCGGCACCAATAAAAAGAGAGCGGTGAAGTTGATCGCCAGCATCGTGGTGGCCTTTGTGCTTTGCTGGTCTCCATATCACATAGTCAACCTTATTCGGATCACCGTCATGTTGGCGCAGCCAGACTCATTCCGCGATTGGGACAAGATGTACCGCACAGCAAAGAACGCTGCCGGGGCCCTGGCTTTTATCAGTAGCTGCATTAACCCCATCCTGTACGCGTTCGCCGCTCGAAACTTTAACATGGGATTTAGAGCTGCAAACCTTGCCAAGGTCTTTGATCAAATGAGCAGCAGCATCAGGGAGAAGCGAGACAAAGAGTCCAATGAGAACGAGCGTCGCTCGGAATCTGCAGACATGCTGCAACTCTGA